The Carassius auratus strain Wakin chromosome 21, ASM336829v1, whole genome shotgun sequence sequence AAAACGGATAAAGATATTTATCTTataaatattctttatattcCAGTCAAATATGTGACCCTTACACATGCCCTTACATCACAAAATCAATCATAAGGGTCATGAGAAAGTTGAATAAATCATatctccattgatgtatggtttgttaggaggacaatatttgtctgagatgcaactatatgaaaatctggaatctgagggagaaaaaaaatcgaaatatagaggaaaatcatctttaaatttgtccaaatgaagttcttagcaatgcatattagtaatcatgaattaagttttgatatatttacggtaggaaatgtacaaaatatcgtaatggaatatgatctttacttaatatcctaatgatttttggcataaaagaaaaatcgataattgtgacccataaaaatttatttttggctattgctacaaatataccccagagacttcagactgtgCTTCAGAGTCTTAATTCATATCCACAAGTGTAAATTCTCCAATAAGATGTATTTTAGAGAGTTGCAACAATAGTTTGTCAGAAAATACTAGAAGGAAAACACTTGTTGTGCTGTTTTTCAGTACTCCCCTTTAAAATGAtcactttgtatttatttattcattagtttACTTGATTtatctgttgttttattattattattatgtttgttttgtttcctcCCATCTCGATTATTTATTATCCTTTATTATAATTGAGATTTCTTTCTCCTGGCtgttagctttatatatatatatatatatatatatatatatatatatatatatatatatatatatatatatatatattttttttttttattgttatttattttttccttaatgttctgttataatgtattttatttgttttatatgtttatatgtgttttatatgttttacattttaaaataactaaagctaAACGAAGTAAAAACTATATGTCataaacaaatgacaaaacaataaaattactaaaacttaattaaaatgtgaaaatataaattgtaattatttaaaaatattaacaaacatgATTATAGTATCTCAGTCGTACGTCATCATTAAGCAGTTTCAAAAGATTGTACAACTATAATAACGaaataataacacaataattAGCCTATAACACAGGACACAATATAACTAAACATCCATTTGTTCTGAAGTTTTGTTAtgagttttgaatgtattttttttttctcaaattaattTCTGTGTATGAAAACCACAACTATAGTGGAGAAAAGAAGCGTTTGTGTAACTTCATAgctatttaaaaatagacaaatgAAGACTCTCCGAAGCTTTAGGTGGCGCACTTTGTTATTCAAGGCTCGAGTTTAAACCGGAAGTTAGACTCGCGCGAGCGCGTCCAACATGGCGACTCCCATGCATAGACTGATCGCTCGAAGACAAGCGTGAGTTATTTTTCACAGTATTCGAGTTTGGAGTGGAGTTTTACATAACATTTCGATTCTATTCattgtgttaatttttttatatgaaatttcaGGTCGGCTTTACCAGCAAAACGCTATCGGTTGTGTTTATCTTCTCGTACTGGCGGATTACTGTTTGTCTTGTTGTTATTCCCACAGGGAGGCAAACAAACAACATGTTCGTTGTCAGAAGTGTCTGGAATACGGACACTGGTCCTACGAGTGCACTGGGAAAAGAAAGTACCTCTATAGACCTTCCAGGACAGTAGAGTTAAAAAAGAAACTCAAAGACAAGGAGAACAATCCTTCAGAGGATATGAGGTAAAAACACCACACAAGAGCAGAAACAATCAATATACGAGTCGCTGATCTATTAGCCAAGATCATTCGATAATAAATCGCTTATATAGTGCCAATATTTCAAGTTAAGTAATCTGATGTAGTTCTAATAGTGTCGTTTTTGTTACGTCTTAAATGCGTTCTTTATTGCGACATCTAGAGGCGAAAGATCAGAATGCAGACTATGATAGTAACTTGCGTTTAAATCCAATGTCTACTCtttaaacactttcaaaaagCATGGTACAATGAAGTGACATTATTTTACTCGCCCTTCAGCATCCATCGATCATTAAAAGGAAGCTTAAAAGTGTAAAACATGCACTGTTTTTGGAAATTAGTTGCAAACTAGTATTGGATTTTTTTCAGAATGAATATGATGCAAGGGATTGTGTTCTCAGAAAGCCTCGGTCCCATTTAAACTGTGTTCTCTTGACACTTTTTAGACCTGGAGTAATACCACGCAGTGAGAGAAGAACTAAGAAAAAAAGGTGAGTCCCTGACTTTTTGGGCACGTTTATTTCTCTATAAACATGTTATGATTAATGCATGATTGATGCATAATATGCACTTTTATAAAGTGAAATTCCAGAGTTTTATATCTATATAATTACTCTGAGGGGGAACCAGTAAACTAATGCTTTTGCTGCATGCCAGGTCTAGTGTGAATTTAATTGAATCGCTCTTGTAgggttttaaaagtgttttgaacAACTATAGAAAATTATAGTATATTAGTTTACTTATGATCATCACAATAAATGTGTCAGATTATTTGATCAtactttattaaacttttttaatttgtgtttctttttaaatgatttcaaagtgTGAGccctaggtgtgtgtgtgtgtgtgtgtgtgtgtgtgtgtatacacatacacaagtatagctacaaaaatatataatttgagcTAATGATCGCAAAGTTGTAGAAAATTTCcagcaactttaaaaaaaaaaaaaatccttgaaagTTTCCAACAATTCTTGAATATTTCCAAAATTTAATGTCAGTTTTGATTttccacctttttgcaaccctGGCTAGAGTTGggttacatacacacacacacacacacatacatatatatatatatatatatatatatatatatatatatatatatatatatatatatatatatatatatatatattatttttatttttttagattaaaaatggaAATGTGAGATGTTTTTGTTCACACTGCCGACTTAACTGATCTGTGCCACATGTGAGGAACAAACTCCGCTCGTGGTGTAAAGTAGCGCTTCTAGCAcgtgctgttttctttcaggtcCTCCTCCAGTTCCAGCAGCAGCAGTAGTGATTCGTCCAGCTCTTCCAATGACTCTTCCTCGGACAGCAGCGGTTCCTCGAGCTCCTCGTCCTCATCTGAAGACAGTAGCAGTGACAGCGACGACAGCTCCAgtccttcctcctcctcctcgtcttcCTCCACTTCTGACTCCGATTCTGATTCTTCCAGCAGTTCTGATCAAGGCCCTCCcaagaagaggaaaaagaagaaatgaGGGTCCAGTTAATACAGAACTCGTGTCATAATAAGTGAGAGTAGGGTGGGGAGTCGTGTAtgttaagaaattaagaaatatatatgtatattgtcaTCTTTTTTTGCATAATGTGAAAATCAAACACATCCACtgttacattttgttatttacaACTTTTTCTTCTTTGTCTAGTGGTGTCTGAAGCGATTTGTTTTCttctgtcatgtttttttttttttttaagaaagaccaTTAAGTAGGAATTGTGGTACACTTGGAGTCTGAGGTGTATTAACATAGTTTTCATTATGAATTCTTACAGAAAGAATTGTAccttttgtaaatattaaataatctcTTGAAAATGCAGCACGTCtcataaaaagtttaatttgcaCATTCCTTAATAAAAACAATGGATGATCAGAATGATCTGAACCCACAGCACTGCAGACTTAATAGTTAGACATAGCTtgataaaaatacttttacaaatatttagtccGCTACACGAATGTGATggcaattgtttttattaaaattaggactgtcaaatatatgcatatacacatatgtgaatataaatacacatctaaatatgtttttatttatataaacaaatatacacagtacacacttatTTCGGATGTAATTAATCGCGATTTATACTTTTGATGgccttcaaataaaataaaaacacattaagaaTATGCATCATGTTTATACCGATTtcgttattacattattattattatttggattaaaaaaaagtaattaaaaataaacggctttagataaaaatagatatttaatggTTTTAGACACATAATAGAAactgaaattgtaaaaaataataatctgaggTGTCTGAGACTGGCCACAGATGTTGTCTAGGTAGTACTTACTCGAGTGTGTTGTCTAGGTAGTGTACACTCGAGTGTGTTGTCTAGGTAGTGCTCACTCGAGTGTGTTGTCTAGGTAGTGTACACTCGAGCATGTCGTCTAGGTAATGCACAcgagcagagatgtataaagtactagagacgcAGACTTgggtaaaagtacaagtgctctatcaaaaaagtgacttgagtagaagtagaagtgctctttaagcaccacacttaagtagaagtactaaagtattcaacattttttgtacttaagtattgcaagtagtctatttaaaaatttactactcaagtactgaaagtaaaagtacaagtgttgtgttatgtagttattaaagaaagtagtcaaaagtttgaacacattgtttttattatttcaaatgattaacctaaaggacaatcacaattaattttactgtaactttttgtaaacaaaaaacggttactagggttagttagctcaatttgcaaaattatgtcattgataacttaccctcatgttgtttcaaacccgtaagacctccgttcattttTGGAatacggtttaagatattttagatttagtccgagagctctcagtccctccattgaagctgtgtgaagttatactgtccatgtccagaaaggtaaaaaaaacatcatcaaagtaatgtgacatcaaagggtcagttagaatttggagcatataaaatacattttggtccaaaaatagcaaaaactagactttattcagcattgtcttctctaccgtgtctgttgtaagacagttaaaaacaaagcagtttgtgatatccggttcgcgaacgaatcattcgatgtaaccggatctttttgaaaaagttcaccaaatcgaactgaatcattttaaacggttcgcgtctccaatacgcattaatccacaaatgacttaagctgttaacttgtttaatttgtctgacactccctctgagttaaaacaaaccaatatcccggagtaattcatttactcaaacagtacactgactgaactgctgtgaagagagaactgaaaccgagccgagccagataatgactcgttcacgagtcaagaaccgtttctgtcagacgcgtccgattcgtgaaccgaggagttGATGATACTGCGcttgtgtgattcagcgtgaagcaaaccgacacacagagcgtctgaactgaactgattcttttggagattgattctgaactgattctgtgctaatgttatgagcccggGTAAACCGAAAGCTTGCAGttaacgccaatgacgccattacgtcgagcgcaaaagaatcggtgaactgttttcttcaactggtttattgaatcgaactgtccgaaagaactactggtgatccgaaaaccgatgcaaccggttcttgactcgtgaacgagtcattatctggctcggctcggtgttcatttctctcttcacagcagttcagtcagcacgcgcttgattcgctcaatgatgtgccagcttcatcaaacctgccatctacagttctggcagtggtaatgtgggtttgtaatggaatgattcgtaacatttttataattgtaacgagtaacgatgcagcacataaaaaaatatcggagtaaaagtattaaactcagcgaaaatatgtaccgaagtaaaagtggaagtaggagaaaaaataatactctagtaaagtacagataccgccttttagtacttaagtacagtagtgaagtagttctacgtcgttactatacatctctgcactCGAGTATGTCGTCTAATTAGTGTACACTCGAGTATGTCGTCTAGGTAGTGCACACTCGAGTGTAGTGTACACTTGAGTATGTCATCTAGGTAATGCACACTCGAGTTTAGTGTACACTTGAGTATGTCGTCTAGGTTGCGTACACTTGAGTATGTCGTCTAGGTTGAGTACACTTGAGTATGTTGTCTAGGTAATGCACACTCGAGTATGTTATCTAGGTAGTACACACTCGAGTATGTTGTCTAGGTAGTGCACACTGGTTTGTCGTCTAGGTAGTGCATACTCGAGTATGTCGTTTAGGTAGTGTACAGTCGAGTATGTTGTCTAGGTAATGCTCACTCGAGTATGTCGTCTAGTTAGTGTACACTCGAGTATGTCGTCTAGTTAGTGCACACTCTAGTATGTCGTCTAGGTAGTGCACACTCTGGTATGTCGTCTAGGTAGTGCACACTCGAGTATGTCGTCTAGGTAGTGCACACTCGagatccagatcagagggtcactgcagtcacccggatccagtacgtatccagaccagatggtggatcagcacctgtcgcctctggcttgcttacctggggtcacttcatctacagcgatatcattgacttgattgcaaataaatgcacagacactattttaactgaacagaggtgacatcactgaattcaatgatgaactgcctttaactgtcattttgcattatcgacacactgttttcctaatgaatattgttcagttgctttgacgcaatatattttgtttaaagggctatacaaataaaggtgacttgacttgactcgacACTCGAGTATGTTGTCTAGGTAGTGCACAATTTGGAGTTGAGATGCAGCCCTTCTCTGAGAGCACGCTCTCGTCACGTGACCAGGTCAGTTTACGACGCCGAGAAATCAGTCAGATgcgcgacgctctcctaaaaatgATTGTGATCTGCTGGAGAAATCTGTCTGACACCACGATGAACAGCAGACGAGCCTCAGCGGTGTGGCTCACCTAAACGAGCTGTGTGTTTTACAGCATTCTCGTGTTTCTGACACCTTTACTGGGACGCGACAGACGATCAGTGTGAAGCGGACAGAGACAAAGAGAAAGGCTCTCACAGCTAGAATGCTTCGGGCCTAAAAGAAGCCAAGAGGTGAGTGGGCCATAAATCGAGAAATTACATAAGTGAAAATATCAGAAACCGTTACACTTGGTCCTTTATTCAGGAGATCGATTGTGTCAAGTTGTTAACGAAGCAGAGCTAGCGTTgttactctctctgtgtgtgtgtgtgtgcttagtgTTGTTTAGCGAGCTGTCCAATCCTCAACACGAAGCATTCCTAGGaacatacttttatttatttctttatcaatTTTAGTTCGTGATTGCAAACGTATCATTACATTACATGTTTATCTAGCGCCCTCAGATGTTCGTAAGCGTTCGTTTTTGAACGCACGTTTATTACTAGAAATGGGTTCTTACGTCATTTCAGCGTATTTAACTTATGAGTTGAGTTTTACCACCATCTCCACATCGTTAAATGCTAATGGGAGAGTCAAGTGAACGCACTTCTTTGACCGGTTCAGTAGCTCTACTGTTTATTAGTATTCTATTATTATACTTTTGATTAAATCTTGTTAAATTTCGGATTGTGACGTTAGCGCTTTAAACGACGTCAGAACGTTACGCCGAAGTCGTGTTGACGTCATCGACTTGACAGaatgtaaacaaagtccaaacgGCAGATTTGAACAAGTTCACCTCAGCTCGGTTGTGAATATTTCGCACATTTGGTTGTAGTTAGTCATGTTATTTGGGATTAACTGATGAAAATAACATGTTTGAGAGTAAGTAACGTTATATCTTGACTGTTGTCCGTGTTCTTATTTACtatctgcgtgtgtgtgtttttttttttaatgtaccatGTTTAGCGTGTGCTCCATGTACTTTAAAGGGCAAGTCTATTGCATTATCCATTTTAAAGTCAGTAGACCAGGGACAAGGCTGTGTAGTGTGGTATAAAGTAGACATGCTCTGTGTAGTATGCAAATTCTCTCTATGCACTGAATACTCTGATTAGCTTCTGCCTTTGTTATGTGTTCCAGTTCTCTCTGCTGCCCCGCAAAGTGGACTTGATAGGGTGTTTGTTTAGTGATTAGGCAGTGTGTATTCTCAGTCCGAAGGGCCTCAGCATCTTGCTTTTCTGGACGTAGAGAAGAACACCACTTCAATGCtagattatattttaagaaaGCTTGCTGGAAAGTATGGTGCTTGTAATTCTTCATGTTGATAGTGGCTGCTAAGGCGTTGAATGCAAGTCTAAAATGCACAAGATAGCTATGTGAGATTGTTTTTCATCGTGACTGAAGTGAACAGAATGTACTGTGCTGgctactgtatcccacaatgcaatggtACAGCCTCACCTTCCACACTGCTCAACAGTCAGGTTCCTTCCTGgaagtaattatttatttgcttatagAAGTTTATAATTTTTTCGGTAGGAgatcttatttttttaacattaactttGGAAGCCTATTGTTATGAGTTATGAAGTTGTTAGTCGATGGTATAAGCTTttgaaaactacattacccatgattctctctctttttttggtgGGAGACTGTTATTCGAAATagaactttttttaacaatgagTATTTACAGTGGTAGTGTAGACTGTAACAAAAgagttttatttgaatattttattcccAAAAAAAGTATTACTGGTTTCAATGTGATTCTCCTGATTCATGGCTTCTAACTCTTtaacaaagattattattataatttttttaaatctatgtgGGGGAAAATAATTCTTCCTGAACCAGTGGTGCGGAAAAACCATCGCCTTTACGTTGTATTAAAATCCTCCACATTGGCTTTGAGCATCTTTTTCTTGATTCTCGAGTCAAACGTAAAAACCGTTACAGCTCTTGACTCTCTGCAGAGCTTCCTGTTTCAGTTGTGACCGTTTCCTCTTCTGCGTTTAGGACTAGAGAGAATGTGGCTGACACGGTTTCTAAAGCTTCTGCTGTGTTTCTTTCCTTGAGAGCCGCTGGAGCAGGCCTGGATGAGCTCATGTACCGCAGAAAAGAGTCAAAGCCTGTTTTTCCACATACACTTGACCATTCTTGCTGCTCGGCCCGAGGCCTGCAAGTCTCCTGAGTGTATGATATGGAAAGTTTTCCAGATGGTTGAGTTCCAGTTCTAAAGGTCAAGCGTTGAGAAATCAGAATCGCTTTGATCTTTTAACAAGAGTTCATTCTACTTGAAAACATACTTCAAGTAAACTCAAATTTCTTTTGTGTTCTTTACTCATAGAAACATCTTGATTCTGTAGTTAAATACAGTACGTGTATTCAATAAACTAAAGAtgttaaaaatggaaataaacacTTAGAGGACCATCAAAAGCCCAGGTAAAGCTAACTAGATATATCCAGCGATTTAAAGTTTTACAGAAGTTGGAAGGTGTTTAAACTTTTAGTTTGCAGAATTTGATAACTTATGCAACTGTGTCAGGAgtgcaaataaaaaatgcaaaagccAAACAGAAtttcatgcattttatgtaaTAGTTTATATGCAAAGCCAGTGAAAACCTCTATTTTAAGTCCTCAAACGTGTTGAACAGCTTCTGGGAAATATTGATATGTTCTTCATTATTTACACATCAGAAAAGATTTACCCTCCTCCATTGCTCTCAAAGATATTATGCAGTTAGAAAAGTTTTAACCAAGAGTGATCTTGCTTTAGTGAAATGAGTGATGTTTTCAGGCGCTGTATACTGCCAGGCATTGGCTGgttagaaaatgttttaatgtgcaGAACATTTgctaaagacatttatttttcgCTTCTTTTTTCCCACTCAAAGAGAAGAGCTTGGCAGGAACATCATTTATTGTTATAGCTTCATCAATTTTGAAACCTTAAGTAAGTTTTTGTACACCTCCGTATAACAAAAACCGTCTCCTGTGGATTCAGTGAAGGATTCGTCAAGCGGATTCAAACCATTCGTGTAAATGAATCATCACTCTTAAAACAGACTGAACTGTGTTGTGTTGGTACTGTGTGCAGACAAAACAACTGCACTGGAAATTCACATTTGTATTGATAAGTATAATTGgagaaaaaatgcattattttaccaTTGCAAACACTGTCAGTTGATCATTTAATCAACACATTTCCAAGATAAGGTTTATTATCAACATTTGATTGCGTTTGCTTATAAAATCACCCCTCTTTTTGGCCTGGGTTTTCCCAATTTTTCCCATCTGCAAAGTACCTCAGAAACACAGACTGTGGGTTGGTTGCTTGTGTGCATgactctgagacacacacacacacacacacacacaccctgagcaAACAATCCTCAGAGATAGTGTCACATAGAAACCCTGTTCCGTCTGTTCACTTAACACTAATTCACAAATCCAGTGTAGATGTAGACAAACTCTTCTTTCAGACATGATACAAGGGAATATTTGCTTTACAACAACTAAAATGTTCTCTCAGCTACttgtatatatttgcattttaacaaaagaaatgaaaaaatggAGAATTTGTTTATACCCTTAACTTTATTTGCATGTTTCATAACGATTCATGTCCTAGTTGAAAAGCTAGACTAGTGTCAACTTATGACATTTAAGAAAGTTCAGTGTTGTTGAGCttgatttattaaatcaaatcaaattctgATTTAAAGGATTGTAGTTTGTGATTCCAATGTCACAAGAATACAGTCCCtgttgtttgttaatgttttagtaaaaaaaacaacaaaaaaaacacaatcatatAGACCTGGAGGATATAGGGGATGAATACACGCTGAACTTTTACACGCTGCTCGGCTCATCCATCTCAGTTCAAAACTGTGGACCAATCAGAAGAGCCCGGAGGCGGGGCAAGCGTTTGTTTACAATAGCAAGTTGGCATGGCAACTGTTCTATTTCACGGTAACATGGAGACAACATCCTGTGCTGcgcttatattaaaaacatttaaaagattattttagacacattctgtgtgaacaacccccaaaatgttttatttattcatttataaattcaaggtaatatttattttacttgttcAAAAAAAGTCACTCGACTGCCCATTTTAAGAAAACAAAGTTTAgtgtcactttattttaaggtccaattttgGCTATTGACAAACCATTAACTGCAACTTGTGCCTTAAACTAATTCTTAATAATAAGGTAGTTGCTAAGTTGAGCTGTTGGTTTTGGACGATATGCTTAATTTACACAcagggccagttgcataaactgcttagactGAAAATGTAGTCTGGTAAGACTGGTCAAGGCTAGTGTAATTTTCAACGTAAGACTTGGCTAACTGCTAAAGATGCAGTTTTAACATAGTGCCTATGTTTATGGTTAGAATTGTATTTGGAGATTCCCGTATTGCATCTAATAGCCTCATCACCACCTGGTTTTACTAATGTTTTTGAGTTGCTTTCCCTCTGCACTCAGAGAAAAACTGCATCTGGCCCTTTAAGGAAACTGACATTGATTGTATTGGCTCAGGGCCAAGTGGGGGAGGGCATGTGTTTACTGAGAGGCAGCAGCTGATTGGCTGCTGCGACTCTTAACTTCACAGAGGGGAGGGGCTGAGTGGCATAAAATAACATGTCCTTATAAGGGCGCTGCTGGACTGCACCATTCTCCTCGGCACACAGAGGGGTGTGTAGTTGTGTAGTTAACTTGTAACTTCACTTGGACATAACATGGATCAAATGGAAaaggatgagtttgtttttagTCCGCATGCTGACTGTGAAACTTTCAAgcgttttatttaattgttttaatcacTTGATGGTCAAAAGGTTGCTAGGATTAGTAGACTTGGTACTTCACCTGTATGTTGTAGCGGTGCCTCCTCTGTGCTGTGCAGTGGTTTGTTCCTCAGACTGACTGTAACCTCCCCTCCCTGAGTCACATTTATCTCCTATCCCAGGAAACACAGCAGCGACGACTGAAGTGTGAAAGCTGCTGATTGAGAAGCTGTGCCTCCGAGTGGACGCTGCTGAGCTGTAACTGGGAAGAAGCATCGAGTTGTCTGGAATCTTCTCTCTCAATCCTCTTCCAATGGTTCGCTGGTTGAGGCCATGGCCTCTCAGTCAGGGTAAGCACCAGACCAGCCATGTTCTCAGTGAGTAACTCCTGTAGTATTCACCGTAGGAGTTTAGGCCTTCTCACAACAAGTTCTATACTGTTCTTCTTTTATgtcttttaaatagttttatttctcAGTCTTTAATGCCTAACTGAATCTTGTCTTTTAAGTTGGTGTAGAAATGAGC is a genomic window containing:
- the LOC113038268 gene encoding zinc finger CCHC domain-containing protein 10, with translation MATPMHRLIARRQAEANKQHVRCQKCLEYGHWSYECTGKRKYLYRPSRTVELKKKLKDKENNPSEDMRPGVIPRSERRTKKKRSSSSSSSSSSDSSSSSNDSSSDSSGSSSSSSSSEDSSSDSDDSSSPSSSSSSSSTSDSDSDSSSSSDQGPPKKRKKKK